The Treponema medium genome has a window encoding:
- a CDS encoding carbohydrate ABC transporter permease yields MITSKTSKFLWIAFFVTPALLIVSVFILLPLFMSLFNSFFDWNQLLRGAFTGLGNFKKLFFTFPYNERFWNALKHNGIWFCCTMLIQNSLGLLFGYALSRKIAGHGFFKRVFFIPVLFSIVAVGFLWGMYLKSDGLVNSFLNLLDLSSLRRAWLGDESTATFAIIATNIWRWVGFPSLVFLAAIDSIDQSCIEAAYIDGVSETGLFWKIIFPLIIPSITVITVLTVIGSLNVFEQIYTMTDLGGGPNYSTDTIGTLFYRTAFGSVDTGNPEIGIGSTIAVIIYIMTFCISLVSVAIGKAKETQV; encoded by the coding sequence ATGATAACATCAAAAACAAGTAAATTTTTATGGATTGCGTTTTTCGTAACGCCGGCGCTGCTGATTGTCAGCGTTTTTATTTTGCTGCCGCTTTTTATGAGCCTATTTAACAGTTTTTTTGACTGGAATCAGCTGCTCCGTGGCGCATTTACCGGATTGGGTAATTTTAAAAAGTTGTTTTTTACCTTTCCGTATAATGAACGCTTTTGGAATGCATTAAAGCACAACGGCATCTGGTTTTGCTGCACGATGCTCATTCAAAACAGCCTCGGACTGCTGTTCGGATATGCATTAAGCAGAAAGATTGCAGGGCATGGCTTTTTTAAACGGGTATTCTTTATACCGGTGCTTTTTTCCATTGTAGCGGTCGGTTTCTTGTGGGGTATGTATTTAAAGAGTGATGGGTTGGTCAATAGTTTTTTGAATCTCCTCGACCTCTCGTCCCTCCGACGGGCATGGCTCGGTGACGAAAGCACCGCAACATTCGCCATCATCGCGACCAATATTTGGCGCTGGGTAGGCTTCCCTTCGCTCGTATTCCTTGCAGCCATCGACTCAATCGATCAAAGCTGTATTGAAGCCGCATACATAGACGGCGTAAGCGAGACGGGCTTATTTTGGAAAATCATATTCCCGCTCATCATTCCATCCATAACGGTTATCACGGTACTAACCGTCATCGGTAGTTTAAATGTTTTTGAACAGATATACACCATGACCGACCTCGGCGGCGGGCCGAACTACAGCACCGACACCATCGGCACGCTTTTTTACCGCACAGCCTTCGGTTCGGTAGATACGGGTAACCCCGAAATCGGCATCGGCAGTACCATCGCCGTTATCATCTATATTATGACTTTTTGTATTTCACTCGTATCCGTCGCAATCGGAAAAGCAAAGGAGACACAGGTATGA
- a CDS encoding ABC transporter substrate-binding protein: MMKNKVIAALVACFLLMSFACSNENSNKSGEKVTLEFWTWRTEDVEFYEKVIQAFEKKHPNITVKQTAIKNTEYNTIVSASLQGGGGPDVFMGRAYGGLQTLADSEYLLELDSLIPNLKDYSEPAKQGARSIKDGKIYGLPALSQAIFCYYNKDIYKKLGLKVPETWDEFISNLEVCKKNGITPLANGSKDGWTVETLLGGVGPNFYGANDFFNAVVAGNTTFEDPRFVDAVKKIGALRPYMPELFTGVGYTDIQGAFMNEMAAHMIGGSYEAGTFKANNPSLQFDAFPVPGTTAGEQYVTFYADMNWAVNAKTAHKEAALAFLQFLGSPEVGNMLISELKMISSTPGVDTSLDPFVGKVITMMKNSTSYIFLVPFRYEQPTGSALWQAAGQGYLAGTLTAEQACKQVQTGIATYYKPFQK, encoded by the coding sequence ATGATGAAAAACAAAGTCATTGCAGCATTGGTAGCATGTTTTCTCTTGATGTCGTTTGCATGTTCAAATGAAAACAGCAACAAATCCGGCGAAAAAGTTACGCTGGAATTTTGGACATGGCGTACCGAGGATGTCGAATTCTACGAAAAGGTAATTCAAGCCTTTGAAAAAAAGCACCCGAACATCACGGTAAAGCAAACCGCCATTAAAAACACCGAGTATAACACGATCGTAAGTGCATCGCTGCAAGGCGGCGGCGGGCCGGATGTCTTTATGGGCAGGGCTTACGGTGGCTTGCAGACACTTGCAGACAGTGAGTATCTCCTTGAACTCGACAGCCTTATCCCCAATTTAAAGGATTATTCCGAACCGGCAAAGCAGGGGGCACGGAGCATTAAAGACGGTAAAATATACGGCTTGCCCGCGTTAAGCCAAGCGATCTTCTGTTACTACAACAAAGATATATACAAAAAGCTCGGTTTAAAAGTTCCCGAAACATGGGACGAATTCATTTCCAATCTTGAAGTATGTAAGAAGAACGGAATTACCCCGCTTGCAAACGGTTCTAAGGACGGATGGACGGTAGAAACGCTTTTAGGTGGAGTCGGCCCCAACTTTTACGGAGCCAACGACTTTTTCAATGCAGTCGTCGCCGGTAACACTACCTTCGAAGACCCGCGCTTTGTGGATGCGGTCAAAAAAATCGGCGCATTACGCCCTTATATGCCGGAACTGTTCACCGGTGTCGGCTATACTGACATTCAAGGCGCTTTTATGAACGAAATGGCCGCACACATGATCGGCGGTTCGTATGAAGCAGGAACTTTTAAGGCAAACAATCCCTCCCTCCAATTCGACGCATTCCCCGTACCGGGCACAACGGCAGGCGAACAGTACGTTACTTTCTATGCCGATATGAACTGGGCAGTCAATGCAAAAACAGCGCATAAAGAAGCGGCGCTCGCCTTCTTGCAGTTCCTCGGTTCCCCGGAAGTAGGTAATATGCTGATTTCAGAACTCAAGATGATCAGCTCCACCCCCGGTGTGGATACCTCGTTAGATCCGTTCGTCGGAAAGGTCATCACAATGATGAAGAATAGCACCAGCTATATTTTCCTCGTTCCGTTCCGCTATGAACAACCGACCGGTTCAGCGCTGTGGCAGGCTGCAGGACAGGGATACTTGGCAGGTACGTTAACTGCAGAACAAGCATGTAAGCAAGTACAAACAGGTATCGCTACCTATTATAAGCCCTTCCAAAAATAA
- a CDS encoding alpha/beta hydrolase, whose protein sequence is MALVYTEVFAQSFMRPVSLCAIIPAEESVPDASGQRPQVQETKPLKTLYLLHGLYGCHTDWLTLTNIRRYATEKHIAVIMPAAENAFYIDGKLPGQQYGAFVGDELIRLTRRLFHLSADRDDTVIAGLSMGGAGAIRAACLYPQNFGAAAGISSAFLTREQLSPEHPVFTPEWAEGIFGSIENMESEYKNAVLTMKKSAQEKAYPQLSLECGTSDSLIGVNRGFHRFLQEHGIEHYYEESTGGHEWPLWDSGIKKVINRFF, encoded by the coding sequence ATGGCTCTTGTTTATACCGAAGTTTTTGCACAATCATTTATGCGTCCGGTTTCACTGTGCGCAATTATTCCGGCGGAAGAAAGCGTGCCCGATGCTTCAGGGCAAAGACCGCAGGTGCAGGAAACCAAGCCGCTCAAAACGCTCTATCTGCTGCACGGACTATACGGCTGCCATACGGACTGGCTCACGCTTACAAACATACGTCGCTACGCAACGGAAAAACATATTGCCGTCATCATGCCGGCGGCGGAAAATGCTTTTTATATCGATGGTAAACTTCCCGGGCAGCAGTACGGCGCCTTTGTCGGGGACGAGCTGATACGGCTGACACGGAGGTTGTTTCACCTTTCAGCAGATCGGGACGATACCGTTATCGCGGGGCTTTCGATGGGAGGCGCCGGAGCAATACGGGCAGCGTGTTTATATCCGCAAAACTTTGGAGCCGCAGCGGGCATTTCCTCCGCCTTTTTGACGAGGGAGCAGCTTTCGCCTGAACATCCCGTCTTTACCCCTGAATGGGCGGAGGGCATATTTGGCAGCATAGAGAATATGGAAAGCGAATATAAAAATGCGGTACTCACAATGAAAAAGTCCGCGCAGGAAAAGGCATATCCGCAGCTCTCCCTCGAATGCGGTACCTCGGACAGCTTAATCGGTGTCAACCGCGGCTTTCACCGTTTTTTACAGGAACACGGCATTGAGCATTACTATGAAGAAAGTACCGGAGGGCATGAATGGCCGCTGTGGGACAGCGGAATTAAAAAGGTTATTAACCGTTTTTTTTAA
- a CDS encoding DUF6364 family protein: MLAKLTLTIEQSVIEQAKEYAQKKNRSVSRIVEKYLKNIVSYHDIGTSFSTLKSSITDSISGMFHDNGKSYSDMLSEALQDKYV, encoded by the coding sequence ATGTTGGCAAAACTTACATTAACTATAGAGCAATCTGTAATAGAACAAGCAAAGGAATATGCGCAAAAAAAGAATCGGAGCGTTTCTCGAATTGTAGAAAAGTATCTTAAAAATATCGTAAGCTATCATGACATAGGCACTTCTTTTTCTACACTAAAATCATCGATAACCGATAGTATTTCAGGGATGTTTCATGACAATGGAAAATCATACAGCGATATGCTCAGCGAAGCATTACAGGACAAATATGTATGA
- the murQ gene encoding N-acetylmuramic acid 6-phosphate etherase gives MKEIPVTEQRNPASYQIDTKSTAEILTIINNEDKKVPEAVSQAIPQLTRLVDCAVEVFQKGGRLFYLGAGTSGRLGVLDASECPPTYGVSPDMVQGFIAGGDAALRRSIEGAEDDENHGIDQLRGAGFSASDMLVGITASGSAPYVLGALRYARSLGSPTGAISCNKDSRTFELADYPIYLPVGPEIVTGSTRMKSGTAQKLALNMITTTAMIRLGKVYNNFMIDLMPVNAKLVERSKRLINEITGCGEARAARIFEDSGRKIRIAVIMASLEISKEEAEALLKQGNGNINNALDVYKRR, from the coding sequence ATGAAAGAAATTCCCGTAACGGAGCAGCGCAATCCTGCTTCATATCAAATCGATACGAAAAGTACGGCAGAAATTTTGACGATTATCAATAACGAAGATAAAAAAGTTCCCGAGGCGGTTTCGCAGGCGATTCCTCAGTTGACGCGGCTGGTCGATTGCGCGGTTGAGGTGTTTCAAAAAGGCGGACGGCTGTTTTACCTTGGTGCGGGAACTTCCGGCCGTTTGGGGGTGTTGGACGCCTCAGAATGTCCGCCCACCTACGGCGTGTCCCCCGATATGGTGCAGGGCTTTATCGCAGGCGGCGATGCCGCGCTCCGCCGTTCCATCGAAGGCGCCGAGGATGATGAAAACCACGGTATCGATCAGCTGCGCGGCGCGGGGTTTTCGGCATCCGATATGTTGGTCGGTATTACCGCCTCCGGTTCCGCCCCTTATGTGCTGGGGGCGCTCCGGTATGCCCGTTCGCTCGGCAGCCCGACCGGTGCAATAAGCTGCAATAAAGATTCACGCACCTTCGAGCTTGCCGATTATCCCATTTATCTGCCGGTCGGGCCGGAAATCGTTACCGGCTCAACTCGGATGAAGTCGGGCACTGCGCAAAAGCTCGCACTGAATATGATTACCACCACCGCGATGATTAGGTTGGGAAAGGTATATAATAACTTTATGATCGATTTGATGCCGGTGAACGCGAAGCTGGTAGAACGGTCGAAGCGGCTGATTAACGAGATTACCGGATGCGGGGAAGCGCGTGCCGCACGGATATTTGAGGATTCCGGACGGAAGATACGGATAGCGGTGATTATGGCCTCGCTTGAGATATCGAAAGAGGAAGCGGAAGCGCTTCTTAAGCAGGGGAACGGCAATATCAACAATGCGCTCGATGTGTATAAACGGCGGTAA
- a CDS encoding N-acetylglucosamine kinase, with product MMKQLFFGIDGGGTQSRLGICDETDRLIAQVKGGSTNRYAVGFDAACDNLRELIQKLKTESGIDVQNCAAGCFASAGMSTEQETEDFRRFFTGEGIRCPLYLCNDALAALAGGTGMAEGIIVVSGTGSIAAGLDKNGKTARAGGLGHLIGDEGSGFKIGLDGIKAAAAALERRGVSTILAPMLFEHYGVNTIRELFPFLYTNFNKSRVASFSPCVFQAAQQSDAVAARILETAAQDLSLLARSVYGALFDGAEAELVFSGGILEHQAFFAKLTAAYICDALPQVRIIRRRFEPVVGACILARLGRQ from the coding sequence ATGATGAAGCAATTATTTTTTGGGATCGACGGAGGGGGAACACAGTCTCGGCTCGGTATCTGTGATGAAACCGATCGGCTGATTGCACAGGTAAAGGGCGGTTCTACCAACCGGTATGCGGTAGGGTTTGACGCAGCCTGCGATAATCTTCGCGAGTTGATTCAAAAATTGAAAACTGAAAGCGGCATCGATGTGCAAAACTGCGCTGCAGGCTGCTTTGCCTCCGCCGGTATGAGCACGGAACAAGAGACCGAAGATTTCCGCCGTTTTTTTACCGGCGAGGGAATCCGCTGTCCTTTATACCTCTGCAACGATGCATTGGCAGCGCTCGCAGGCGGTACCGGAATGGCGGAAGGCATTATCGTGGTGAGCGGTACCGGCTCCATTGCCGCCGGATTGGATAAGAACGGTAAAACCGCCCGCGCCGGTGGGCTTGGCCATTTGATTGGAGATGAAGGTTCCGGTTTTAAGATAGGATTAGACGGGATTAAAGCGGCTGCTGCTGCTTTGGAACGGCGCGGAGTGAGCACCATATTGGCGCCAATGCTGTTTGAACATTACGGCGTTAACACCATACGGGAATTGTTTCCCTTTTTATACACAAATTTTAATAAATCGCGGGTAGCCTCTTTTTCGCCCTGCGTATTTCAGGCAGCACAGCAATCGGATGCAGTTGCAGCACGTATTCTGGAAACTGCCGCTCAAGACCTGTCGCTTCTTGCCCGCAGCGTATACGGCGCCCTCTTCGACGGAGCAGAGGCGGAATTGGTATTCTCCGGCGGCATTTTGGAACATCAAGCCTTTTTTGCAAAACTGACCGCCGCATATATCTGCGATGCTTTGCCGCAGGTGCGGATTATCCGCCGCCGTTTTGAACCGGTCGTCGGTGCGTGTATTCTTGCTCGGCTTGGCAGGCAGTAA
- a CDS encoding InlB B-repeat-containing protein — protein MKKIVQTVILSVLAFCFFIACKNYTADIDDDLSYWSTEASIAGYAFDTVTQTDAEGMQCVPSKAAVTVTFTLRNPKNFHFRMPGDSDAPADIITFPQTQNTSDKRAAAPQSGNDYEFKKISNTKLTLTYNPAFLQKYEWGSEAITPAITLYTTDGRAFKQTVPFGLTVNTPPPAIDKCVIAQTKTASSSETSYYVLCLQLSDGDMKERCSNGLLHEDIVGIEIAGIPYSLSVDNVQKQLKAQNGSYFIDKGKVKKLAPPDAENIPSDWTLYFKTDVKVMPGSAKKDYTIRLKDAKGLYSKSVTARTQLNAPQQAQAAVITGTKIDSLSGDGTAQNQAIVVKAAALAPEAQIKLSVPDEDITIHYTLTEVGHVPTPEQTGTSPVIVDMPLDGVGEKHYVLTYHTAGVGFKPSASTTVYYKVLKEHTVTFDSKGGSEVPSQKILYGSKISPEPAAPTAPSGYTFRNWCIDEACTTAWDFASGTVTSDITLYAKWDPVGGVSYTVQHYQQNIDDDNYPTASSATQTLNGTAGTLTTATANAYAGFEPLPIEQKTITGDGSTVVEVKYKRKRITVTFKLAGGNIGSTTDDVPREGKFGATFTVPTNPTKDGYTFNGWNPPLPSPLVFPAANATYTAQWQEIPKPGMHIKEGISAEEKSYGDSGTDDLVPDAGQYTNATPLIIYKESGQAKLSITGSSGTTAYYRIDAESETEKTEISLPADGSAHKLTVWAKKGADDSIKTVLHVQVKDALTTYKELKNVVKHADDGAVINIGNELNCTEESSEIEINKTLTVQRKAIISAPPRYIIDANEKGRFFKVASEGQLTLKDLTLKNGKMSGSITTGIGGGIQVLSGGTCQLTNCIITECKAVNGGALIVAGMCTLTDSIVENNSFLVGGSAAAANVMAAGTLVLEGNTVIKDNKTADGNPDAMAVVITGGITLKDSAQVKAVNNIHLSVETAYITVDENLAASPTAAGVSMPSFSAGRKVLAGTLTPDNIGKFTLVGFYAEQWKINASGALEAVGGQSQVVNTWEALRTAVQDASDGAVIEIANELMYDISDAVGKESIIKVTKDITIKSTEGNKYTLNANGKGADNSQSNVKSTGIFEVNDGKTLTLENVILTKTEKYAVYVAENGSLKMKNVTIKDCKTEDNAAGIYFNKGKDLILENCRIEKCKGKGSQSSGGIDIQAPKETVSIKDTPIENCEAEANGGGINLYNNNSVQCKLENVTVNNCSALRGGGLHVKAGMLTITGGSFTKNSASGVIANGGGGAIYSEGTEITITECTIGDDDTSKGNYAVQGGGIFVNSEAKCILKAGTKISGNTAMQMGADDGNGGGIFVNRASSGTAAGILTIEGTETKHVIISGNTADYGGGLYNFGKVTIKNAKIEKNEVPHHGGGMVNAGTCTMDSVKLENNKAGSEGGGIYSSKVLTLKDTTVTGNEATMSGGAIQIATADSVFNMSGSTVITVEPSGGPGKPSKNDIYLTNTAFITLTGALTAAEKIARITLNSSGGYQENRVVVKGGDGFTDSLSDYKNKFTITDKISAPKKWKLIYQSKALKLKQN, from the coding sequence ATGAAAAAAATTGTACAGACGGTTATTCTCTCAGTTTTAGCTTTTTGTTTTTTCATTGCCTGTAAGAACTATACAGCAGATATCGATGATGATTTAAGCTATTGGTCAACCGAGGCATCTATCGCAGGTTATGCGTTTGATACGGTAACTCAAACCGATGCTGAAGGTATGCAATGCGTTCCCTCTAAGGCAGCCGTAACGGTTACGTTTACCCTGCGCAATCCTAAAAACTTTCATTTTAGAATGCCGGGAGATTCCGATGCTCCTGCCGATATTATTACCTTTCCGCAAACTCAAAATACATCCGATAAAAGAGCTGCCGCACCGCAATCCGGCAATGATTATGAGTTCAAAAAAATTTCAAATACCAAGCTGACGCTTACCTATAACCCTGCCTTTTTACAAAAGTATGAATGGGGAAGCGAAGCGATAACTCCGGCTATTACTCTGTATACCACAGACGGTAGAGCATTTAAACAAACCGTCCCGTTTGGACTTACGGTAAATACCCCGCCTCCGGCTATTGATAAATGTGTTATTGCACAGACAAAAACCGCTTCATCTTCCGAAACTTCTTATTATGTTCTGTGCTTGCAACTGTCGGATGGCGATATGAAAGAACGGTGCAGCAATGGACTTTTGCATGAGGATATTGTCGGCATTGAAATAGCTGGGATACCGTATAGCCTTTCGGTTGATAACGTACAGAAACAGCTGAAAGCACAAAATGGCAGCTATTTTATCGATAAAGGTAAAGTAAAAAAATTAGCACCCCCTGATGCGGAAAATATTCCTTCCGATTGGACGCTGTATTTTAAAACCGATGTTAAAGTAATGCCCGGCAGTGCAAAAAAAGACTATACGATTAGATTAAAGGACGCAAAAGGACTGTATTCAAAATCGGTTACGGCAAGGACTCAGTTAAATGCCCCACAACAGGCGCAGGCTGCTGTCATTACGGGAACAAAGATAGATTCTCTTTCGGGGGACGGAACTGCGCAGAATCAGGCGATTGTCGTAAAAGCTGCCGCTTTAGCGCCGGAAGCTCAAATTAAGCTTAGCGTTCCGGATGAAGACATAACTATCCATTATACATTGACAGAGGTAGGACACGTGCCTACACCTGAGCAGACGGGAACATCTCCCGTTATCGTAGATATGCCATTAGACGGAGTAGGCGAAAAACACTATGTATTAACCTATCATACAGCCGGAGTAGGATTTAAACCGAGCGCTTCTACAACAGTGTACTATAAAGTCTTAAAGGAACACACGGTAACCTTCGATTCTAAAGGCGGAAGCGAGGTACCTTCCCAAAAGATACTCTATGGTTCTAAAATTTCGCCTGAACCTGCCGCACCGACTGCACCGTCAGGGTATACTTTCCGAAATTGGTGCATAGACGAAGCGTGTACAACTGCATGGGATTTCGCTTCCGGTACGGTAACATCCGACATTACCCTCTATGCAAAATGGGATCCGGTGGGGGGCGTATCGTATACGGTACAGCACTATCAGCAAAATATTGATGATGATAATTATCCTACCGCTTCCAGTGCTACTCAAACATTGAACGGTACTGCAGGGACACTCACAACGGCTACGGCGAATGCCTATGCCGGTTTTGAGCCGCTCCCCATTGAACAGAAAACGATTACCGGGGACGGCAGTACGGTCGTTGAAGTCAAATATAAGAGGAAGCGCATTACCGTAACCTTTAAGCTCGCGGGCGGAAATATCGGCAGTACTACGGATGATGTTCCGAGAGAAGGTAAATTCGGCGCAACGTTTACCGTGCCTACTAATCCTACCAAAGATGGTTATACCTTTAACGGCTGGAATCCTCCATTGCCTTCACCGCTCGTATTCCCTGCAGCAAATGCGACATACACTGCGCAGTGGCAAGAGATTCCCAAGCCGGGTATGCATATAAAGGAAGGTATCTCCGCAGAAGAAAAATCTTACGGAGACAGCGGTACGGACGACCTTGTACCTGATGCGGGGCAGTATACGAATGCAACCCCGCTGATTATCTATAAAGAGAGCGGTCAGGCAAAGCTTTCGATTACCGGTTCCAGCGGTACAACAGCATACTATCGGATTGATGCGGAAAGTGAGACTGAGAAAACTGAAATAAGTCTTCCTGCCGATGGAAGTGCTCATAAGCTCACCGTTTGGGCAAAAAAAGGCGCCGATGACAGTATTAAAACGGTACTGCATGTCCAAGTTAAAGATGCACTTACAACATATAAGGAACTGAAAAATGTTGTAAAGCATGCCGATGACGGCGCTGTTATTAATATTGGAAATGAGCTTAACTGTACCGAAGAATCGAGCGAAATTGAAATAAATAAAACTCTTACCGTACAACGCAAAGCTATAATCAGCGCTCCGCCTCGATACATCATAGATGCAAACGAAAAAGGGAGATTCTTCAAGGTTGCCTCAGAAGGACAGTTAACGCTGAAGGATCTTACGCTAAAAAACGGTAAGATGAGCGGAAGTATCACGACCGGAATAGGCGGAGGAATACAGGTATTAAGCGGCGGTACGTGTCAACTAACGAACTGCATTATCACAGAGTGCAAGGCTGTAAACGGCGGCGCTTTGATAGTAGCGGGAATGTGTACCCTTACGGATTCCATTGTCGAAAATAATAGTTTTCTTGTAGGCGGAAGCGCTGCTGCTGCAAACGTTATGGCTGCCGGGACGCTCGTTTTAGAAGGAAATACCGTTATCAAGGACAATAAAACAGCGGACGGTAATCCCGATGCTATGGCTGTAGTGATAACGGGAGGTATAACTCTTAAAGATTCTGCACAAGTAAAAGCCGTAAATAATATTCACTTATCGGTAGAAACGGCTTATATAACCGTCGATGAAAATCTCGCAGCCTCTCCAACGGCAGCCGGGGTATCGATGCCGTCTTTTTCTGCAGGAAGAAAAGTACTTGCCGGCACTCTCACTCCCGACAATATAGGCAAATTTACGCTTGTGGGATTTTATGCCGAACAATGGAAGATAAATGCTTCCGGCGCGCTTGAGGCAGTTGGCGGTCAGAGTCAGGTAGTAAACACGTGGGAAGCCTTACGAACCGCAGTTCAAGACGCTTCCGACGGCGCCGTTATCGAAATAGCAAATGAGCTTATGTATGACATATCTGATGCAGTTGGCAAGGAATCTATAATAAAGGTAACAAAAGATATCACTATAAAATCAACCGAGGGCAATAAGTATACTTTGAATGCAAATGGTAAGGGAGCTGATAATAGTCAATCCAATGTTAAGAGTACCGGTATTTTTGAGGTGAATGATGGTAAGACCCTAACGCTTGAAAACGTAATCTTAACCAAGACCGAAAAATATGCCGTCTATGTTGCGGAGAATGGTTCCCTTAAAATGAAGAATGTAACGATTAAGGACTGTAAGACTGAAGATAATGCAGCAGGTATTTACTTTAATAAAGGCAAAGATTTAATACTCGAAAACTGTAGAATAGAAAAGTGCAAAGGAAAGGGCAGCCAGTCGTCCGGCGGTATTGATATTCAAGCGCCGAAAGAAACGGTGAGCATAAAAGATACGCCTATTGAAAACTGTGAAGCAGAAGCTAACGGGGGAGGTATCAATCTCTATAACAATAATAGCGTCCAATGTAAGTTGGAAAATGTAACTGTTAATAACTGTAGTGCACTGAGAGGAGGAGGTCTACACGTTAAAGCGGGAATGCTTACCATAACGGGAGGTTCTTTTACAAAGAATTCAGCGAGCGGTGTAATTGCGAACGGCGGGGGTGGAGCTATCTATAGCGAAGGCACTGAAATTACTATAACAGAATGTACCATCGGCGACGACGATACAAGCAAAGGGAACTATGCGGTACAGGGTGGTGGTATATTCGTCAATTCGGAGGCTAAATGTATCTTAAAAGCAGGTACAAAAATCAGCGGTAACACTGCTATGCAGATGGGAGCAGACGACGGTAACGGCGGCGGTATTTTTGTGAATAGAGCTTCATCCGGCACTGCGGCTGGTATATTAACGATTGAAGGGACTGAAACGAAACATGTTATCATCTCCGGGAATACGGCTGACTACGGCGGGGGGCTCTACAATTTTGGCAAGGTAACCATTAAAAATGCAAAGATTGAAAAAAACGAAGTACCGCACCACGGTGGGGGAATGGTTAATGCGGGGACTTGTACGATGGATAGTGTTAAGCTAGAGAATAATAAAGCCGGAAGTGAAGGCGGCGGTATTTATAGCTCTAAAGTGCTTACGCTTAAAGATACTACCGTTACCGGCAATGAGGCAACAATGAGCGGAGGGGCTATACAGATCGCAACCGCCGATTCGGTCTTCAATATGTCGGGTTCTACGGTTATTACGGTTGAACCAAGCGGCGGACCCGGTAAACCAAGCAAGAATGACATATATTTGACGAATACTGCCTTTATCACGCTGACCGGTGCACTAACCGCTGCGGAAAAGATTGCACGTATTACGTTAAACAGTTCGGGAGGTTATCAGGAGAATCGAGTAGTAGTCAAAGGCGGAGACGGGTTTACCGATAGTCTATCAGACTATAAAAATAAATTTACGATAACGGATAAAATAAGTGCTCCGAAAAAATGGAAACTTATTTATCAAAGTAAGGCGTTAAAGCTTAAGCAGAACTAA
- a CDS encoding uracil-DNA glycosylase has protein sequence METEACEILYRFFRTASEYIEGYRSDAPYPESFAFVGDSTAAAVTTSAAATGSAVNDDFAASTASAAAYPAGTGNEQSGIGKAAFTGLVGNSGFAADGSLAAPIAGSASGGMYTEAVGGSGGALFRSMQEIYAAVAQCSACVLGQTRTHPVAGEGPEELSRLTNSVEVMVIGEGPGADEDRQGRPFVGRAGQLLDKMLEAIQLSRKTNCYITNVVKCRPPQNRDPAPEERSCCAAFLDAQIRLLRPKMILVMGRIAAQHLLQTSDGIGKLRGRFFDYQGIPLMPTYHPSALLRDESLKRPAWEDLKRFRARLHELQAQG, from the coding sequence ATGGAAACGGAAGCGTGTGAAATATTATATCGGTTTTTTAGAACCGCATCTGAATATATTGAAGGGTACCGCAGCGATGCGCCGTATCCCGAATCGTTTGCATTTGTTGGAGATTCAACAGCTGCAGCTGTGACAACGAGCGCTGCGGCGACCGGCTCTGCGGTAAATGATGACTTTGCCGCAAGTACCGCTTCTGCTGCGGCGTATCCGGCAGGTACCGGCAATGAACAAAGCGGTATCGGCAAAGCGGCATTTACCGGTCTTGTCGGAAACAGCGGTTTTGCAGCTGATGGTAGCCTTGCGGCTCCGATTGCCGGCTCTGCTTCCGGCGGAATGTATACGGAGGCGGTAGGCGGTAGCGGCGGAGCGCTGTTTCGGTCAATGCAGGAGATTTACGCTGCGGTTGCGCAGTGTTCCGCCTGTGTGTTGGGACAAACCCGTACTCATCCGGTGGCGGGAGAAGGCCCCGAAGAGCTTTCCCGCTTGACCAACTCCGTTGAGGTGATGGTAATCGGCGAGGGGCCGGGCGCGGACGAAGACCGGCAGGGCAGACCCTTTGTCGGCAGGGCGGGGCAGCTCCTCGACAAGATGCTGGAGGCTATTCAGCTTTCGCGCAAGACCAACTGCTATATCACCAATGTGGTTAAATGCCGCCCGCCTCAGAACCGCGACCCCGCGCCGGAGGAACGGAGCTGCTGCGCCGCATTTTTGGACGCGCAAATACGGCTGCTCCGCCCTAAGATGATTCTGGTGATGGGACGCATTGCTGCGCAACATTTGCTGCAAACCTCCGACGGTATCGGAAAACTGCGGGGGCGTTTTTTCGACTATCAGGGGATACCGCTGATGCCGACCTATCATCCGAGTGCGCTGCTTCGGGACGAAAGCCTCAAACGCCCCGCATGGGAAGACCTCAAGCGGTTCCGCGCCCGTCTGCACGAACTTCAGGCGCAGGGCTAA